A genomic window from Diospyros lotus cultivar Yz01 chromosome 2, ASM1463336v1, whole genome shotgun sequence includes:
- the LOC127793911 gene encoding subtilisin-like protease SBT1.5, producing the protein MAISPTPILFFTLFFLLNSASAMQQKTFIVRVLHDAKPSIFPTHKHWYESSLRSLFPASAASDQTTGLLHTYDTVFHGFSAKLSPVEARKLEGMDGVVAVFPEQVRHLQTTRSPEFLGLKTTDNAGLLKDSDFGSDLVIGVIDTGIWPERKSFNDRGLGPVPAKWKGQCVAGKDFPATQCNRKLIGARFFCNGYEATNGKMNETTEYRSPRDSDGHGTHTASIAAGRYVFPASTLGYARGVAAGMAPKARLAVYKVCWNAGCYDSDILAAFDAAVADGVDVVSLSVGGVVVPYYLDAIAIGAFGAADAGVFVSASAGNGGPGGLTVTNVAPWVTTVGAGTIDRDFPAEVKLGNGRTIPGVSIYGGPALPRGRLYPLVYAGSEGADGYSSSLCLEGSLDPNVVKNKIVLCDRGINSRAAKGEVVKKAGGIGMILANGVFDGEGLVVDCHVLPATAVGATAGDLIRKYITDASKSKSPATATIVFKGTRLHVRPAPVVASFSARGPNPESPEVLKPDVIAPGLNILAAWPDKIGPSGLQSDTRRTEFNILSGTSMACPHVSGLAALLKAAHPEWSPAAIRSALMTTAYTVDNKGTTMVDEYTGNASTVMDYGAGHVHPQKAINPGLIYDLTSYDYVDFLCNSNYTTKNIQVITRKKADCSGAKRAGHVGNLNYPSLTAVFQQYGRHKMSTHFIRTVTNVGDPVSVYRVTIRPPSGTLVTVQPEKLVFRRVGQRLNFLVRVEAMKIKLSPGSSNTKSGSIVWSDGKHTVTSPLVVTMQEPL; encoded by the exons ATGGCGATTTCTCCAACGCCTATCCTCTTCTtcactctcttcttcctcttaaaCTCCGCTTCTGCCATGCAGCAGAAGACCTTCATAGTCCGCGTTCTGCACGACGCCAAGCCCTCCATTTTCCCCACCCATAAGCACTGGTACGAGTCCTCTCTCCGATCTCTCTTCCCCGCCTCCGCCGCTTCCGACCAAACCACTGGTCTTCTCCACACTTACGACACTGTTTTCCATGGCTTCTCCGCAAAACTCTCGCCTGTGGAAGCCAGGAAGCTCGAGGGTATGGATGGTGTTGTGGCCGTCTTTCCCGAGCAGGTCCGGCACCTCCAGACCACGAGATCGCCGGAGTTTCTTGGCTTGAAGACCACCGATAATGCCGGGTTGTTGAAGGATTCTGATTTCGGGTCCGATCTGGTTATTGGGGTTATTGATACTGGGATTTGGCCGGAGAGGAAGAGTTTCAACGATCGGGGGCTCGGTCCGGTCCCGGCCAAGTGGAAGGGCCAGTGCGTTGCTGGGAAGGACTTTCCGGCGACTCAGTGTAATCGGAAGTTGATCGGGGCGAGGTTTTTCTGTAATGGGTATGAAGCGACGAATGGAAAGATGAATGAAACGACGGAGTACCGGTCGCCGAGGGATTCCGACGGGCACGGGACCCACACGGCGTCTATTGCCGCAGGAAGATATGTATTCCCGGCGTCGACTCTCGGCTACGCTCGCGGCGTCGCGGCGGGGATGGCTCCCAAGGCTCGGCTTGCCGTCTACAAGGTCTGTTGGAACGCCGGATGCTACGACTCCGACATCCTCGCCGCCTTCGACGCCGCCGTGGCGGACGGCGTCGACGTCGTCTCACTCAGTGTCGGCGGCGTTGTCGTTCCCTACTACCTCGACGCAATCGCGATCGGCGCATTCGGAGCTGCGGATGCCGGCGTCTTCGTCTCCGCCTCCGCGGGCAACGGCGGCCCCGGCGGCCTCACAGTCACAAATGTCGCCCCCTGGGTCACCACCGTTGGCGCCGGAACCATCGACCGAGACTTCCCTGCCGAGGTCAAGCTCGGGAACGGAAGAACCATCCCCGGCGTGAGCATCTACGGCGGTCCCGCCTTGCCACGTGGCCGGCTCTACCCTCTCGTGTACGCCGGCAGTGAAGGCGCCGACGGCTACTCCTCGTCGCTTTGCCTGGAAGGTTCTTTGGATCCAAACGTtgtcaaaaacaaaattgttctCTGCGACAGAGGAATCAACTCCCGCGCCGCCAAGGGCGAGGTGGTGAAGAAAGCCGGCGGCATTGGAATGATACTCGCCAACGGAGTCTTCGACGGCGAAGGCCTAGTCGTCGATTGCCACGTGTTGCCCGCCACGGCAGTAGGCGCCACAGCCGGGGATTTAATCAGAAAATACATCACAGACGCTTCAAAATCAAAGTCGCCGGCAACGGCCACGATAGTCTTCAAAGGCACTCGTCTCCACGTCCGGCCGGCTCCCGTTGTCGCCTCCTTTTCGGCCCGAGGACCCAACCCGGAGTCGCCGGAAGTCCTGAAACCGGACGTGATTGCGCCGGGGCTCAACATCCTCGCTGCCTGGCCGGACAAAATCGGGCCCTCCGGACTCCAATCCGACACGCGCCGGACGGAATTCAACATCCTCTCCGGCACCTCCATGGCCTGCCCCCACGTATCCGGCCTCGCCGCCTTGTTAAAAGCGGCGCATCCGGAATGGAGCCCGGCGGCGATAAGATCGGCGTTGATGACAACGGCTTACACGGTGGACAATAAAGGTACAACAATGGTGGATGAATACACCGGAAATGCATCAACAGTGATGGATTACGGCGCCGGCCATGTCCACCCGCAAAAAGCCATAAACCCGGGATTAATCTACGATCTAACATCGTACGACTACGTCGATTTCCTCTGTAATTCCAACTACACCACCAAGAACATTCAG GTCATCACCAGAAAGAAAGCAGATTGCAGTGGCGCGAAACGGGCCGGGCACGTCGGCAACTTGAACTACCCGTCTCTAACCGCCGTTTTCCAGCAATACGGTCGGCACAAGATGTCTACCCATTTCATCAGAACCGTGACAAACGTGGGCGACCCGGTTTCAGTATACCGGGTCACAATCCGCCCGCCGAGCGGAACCCTGGTGACGGTGCAGCCGGAGAAGCTGGTTTTCCGGAGGGTGGGGCAGAGGCTGAACTTCCTGGTGAGGGTGGAGGCCATGAAAATTAAGCTTTCGCCGGGAAGCTCCAACACGAAGAGTGGATCCATAGTTTGGTCCGATGGAAAACACACCGTGACCAGTCCCTTGGTTGTGACAATGCAAGAGCCCCTTTGA